ATAAAAATCAAACACTCTATTTCGATACTATATGTTGAATTTTTGAGTTACTTTATGATAGAAATGAAAAGTTGGTGCAATTAGGCAAAAGTCTTATTTTAAACAAAAAAGTTTAAACATTATATTGTTGAAAggcaatatacatatatattattacgatcacaataacaacatattcaaTACGTAATTCCTAAATAGGATCTGAAAAAAATTTAGCATATATGCATATTTTACCCTTTTCTTAAGAGGTAATAAAGAGATTGTTTCtgatataaataataacatatccagtgaaatctcacatgTGGGGTTTAGAGaagataaaatatatacaactttTACCACTATCTTGTGAAaatagagagactgttttcgaaagCTCTAGTCAAGTACCGTAATAAATTCAAGTACAAAGAGGACGGTTTTTAATATACCCTatacaatatatacatatattactattactatagtagaataaataaataaagatggaGATATTTATGTGGAGAGAAGAAGACAACAGAAAAGACAGAAAGTGGACGTCAGAGACTAGCTGTATAGAGGGTGTGGAAGAAAGAGAGAAGATTACAGCCTCTTCTCATCCACATCTCTCcccttcttattttttttttacaagaaaAAACTACCAGCTTGTTTGTTTGGGTGATGCCAAAGGCAAGAAGAAATTAAAGCAGCAGTTGAAGCTTTTAAGGTTCAAACAATTTCTAAGTTTTTTTTTGCCTCTATATGTATGTTGTCTATTTATTCacctactatatatatatactattgtTTTGCTTCAACTAGATTATTGTTTTGTCTTAATTAGatctatatatataccatacacACATcctcttaattatattttttgttctaatttttttaaGCAGAAAAGAGTATTCATCAGGACTTTGATGATTCAACAAATTAACACAACATGTCCATTTTAACTTGTGAAGAAGCTGCTGCAAGTTTATCTTCTTCTAACAATATGAATAACGATACTAAAGGAGCCATATTTTATCCATCTCATGAGCATCACTTAGttactccacaatatcaaagTCCACCTCAACAAATcaagaaaaagagaaacaaaCCAGGCAATCCAGGTATTCATATCTTAATTATTAGTAATCTTTATCAAAATATagtcttttttttaatctttatcaaaatatagtctttttttataaaaaaataaattcaattacTTATGGCTTTCGAATTAACTCtttcattttatcttttgaGTTAAATTTATATGCAATAATTATCAGgtcattcaaaatatatttacagATAAATCGCTCTTCGTaatattgaaaataagataAGTTATCTATTATATCAGGTAAGGTGATGACAAGTGTAAAAactctttattttgatttatgtatataacttaaatttttttctatctTAATTGAAATCTAAAAagaatttaacttatatacaaaGATAACGTAAAAAAGTTTTACATAACCTagatactatatatgtattgtcttatattttttagttaCTAATTTCACTTATTATGGATATACAATTACTTGTTGTGTTTTACATGATAATTAAGTATTCATCTGGTTAATTTTCGAAAATGTTGTTTCAACTTGTAAATAATTAGAAGTTAAATTTgtttaataattatttagttaatattttttttaatttttgaaacaGATCCAGAAGCAGAAGTGATAGCTTTATCGCCCAAGACACTAGTAGCAACCAACAGATTCTTTTGTGAAATTTGTAACAAAGGGTTTCAAAGAGACCAAAATCTACAACTCCATAGAAGAGGACACAACTTGCCATGGAAGctgaagaagagagaaaataagGAAGTAGCGAGGAAGAAGGTTTATGTTTGTCCAGAGTCGAGTTGTGTGCATCATGACCCGTCTAGGGCTTTAGGGGACCTTACTGGAATTAAGAAGCATTTTAGCAGAAAACATGGTGAAAAGAAGTGGAAATGTGAGAAATGTTCAAAGCGTTATGCAGTTCAATCTGATTGCAAAGCTCACTTCAAGACTTGTGGCACTAGAGAATACAAATGTGAATGTGGTACTATTTTTTCAAGGTACGTAACAATAATTTGATTCTCTCAAGAAATTTTAACAGTGccacataaatttgaaatagcCGAGAGTAGTTAAATTGCAAAAAGAGTTTTGACTACAGGAGTATGAACACGAAAATGAGTCCATCAGACAAACAAACATTTCTAGACTAATCATATAGTGGTactataatctctttttgttctacttttttgaattttgagttcTATCTTTTTGTGATTATTCGGGGTATGATTAACTGTAAAGTGATAACAATGGGATTACTGTGGTGTACAATTATTAAACAATAATTAACATGATATCAATATCATATTTCCACTCTTTCCCATTACTATATTATAAGGGGACGAACTAATAATAAATCCAACTATTGCCATTAATCTTTTATacaaaggatatatatatatatatatactagtaaGTACGGTCtcatctcaatttatatgacatacttttatttttcttttttagccAGTCCAAAAAAATGATACATGCATTTTTATATTcagaaataatttaactttaaaataccAATTTTATCCTAACTTATTTTAGACCGCAAATTTGAAAAATCTGCATGTCTTTCTTGAACTTTGTGCCAAGTCAAACAATTTGTGAAATGCATGTGACGATAccatattgattttttttttcatgcactttaattATACTCTTTatcttttgttattttaatttgtttcagACGAGATAGTTTCATAACACACAGAGCATTCTGCGAGACTTTAGCTGTAGAGAGTGCAAGAGCAGGAAATGCAACAATTTTGTCATCTCAAATGAATCTCCACTTCCAACAACCTCAGTACTTTCATCATGAACAGATTCCAGCCATGAAAAAAGAGCAGCCAATTAGTGATCATTTCAGACATATTGAGATTCCTCCATGGCTAATGACTACTAATTCCCAACCATTTCAGCTTGGACCTGCTAATCCTGCTCCTTCACCACCCAATAATTTTAGCTCATCAGCTACTACTAGGTTAGATCAACAATACACGCAGAGCCATAAAGATTTAAATATTCATGATCACAACCCAAACCCTAATCTCACAGGTAATTATGAACTTCTTAACCATCTCATTTAAAAGTTCACGAGTCTTTTATTATCATGGGCTAAATATGTGATATGATATTACTAATATTTTGCTTTTTTAAGTGATGGTAAGAATTGAGCCCATGACCTCTTGCTTTTTTAAGTGGTTAATTGGGTGACAAGTTATACTGTGTGATTAGTAATGCAGAAATATTTACGTTTAATTAATTGTCTGTAAAAATGTAATTATATATTGGCCTCATGAGCAGGAACAGGAGAATCAGGTGCGGTCTCTCCAGTACACATTTCTGCAACCGCGTTGTTGCAGAAAGCAGATTTTGGTTCTACAATCTTTAACAAAGCAAGTGCTGTCTCTGCTTCTTACACAGGCCCAGGCTCAGCCAAACTACCCCACAATACTCACGTGTCTGTTACTAGTACTGATTCTGCTACCAAACAAACTGGTCAGAATTTGTCAGAGCTGATGACCACTGCAAATATAAGTGGAATGATGACATCTTTTTCTAATTTTGCTAATACTGGGTTCGAAGGGTCAACGTTTGAAGATGCGATATTATTTGGTGGATTTAGCAATTTGAATTCAAAGAAAGAAGAGGATGATCAGCAGCTCTACTTCAACGGAACTAATCTGAATGAGGAGGATCATATGACCAAAGATTTCTTGGGTTTAAGAACTCTCTCTCATACTGATGATATTTTCAACATTGCTGCTCTTGTTAATACTGAAACCCATAACTTTAATAATCATAAAACTTGGCAAAGTTAATTAGAATCATCTCTTTTTGAGCTAGTTAGAAAGTAATACTCCTATGTATTGTACGCACTTTTGAAGCAACTCTATCGGTCCGCGGATgaattcaaatattatttttttatttgggaAAATGAGGAGTATTCTCACCAATAAGTTGAAAGTTCAGATAATCAATTAACTGAGCTACAGAATTCATGTGTCCAATCAACCCTCTCAACAACCAGGTACGAAAAGATTATTCtgttaagtattttttttcattatattaATTCAGTTTTATTATTGATGTGTGCGTTACACATTTGTTTTAGTTTTATAGTTGAAGGAGTTAGTTGGTGAGTATATAGTGACTTCCCCAACCTCAaattagagcccgtttggatgagcttaaaaaaagtaatttttatgtatgaagtgcttttagaactttgaagtggtgaaaagttatttttataaataaacagttgagtttttggataaaagtgcttaaatgagaaaaatgatgtgaattttaggattaaaagaataaaaaagttagtttgagaatttagttaaaatataagagatataaaaataattttcatggtcaaagaaaatgactttaagcacttaaaatgaaaagttagaaatcctaacttttcatttttgactgactttaagaactttatggcttaaagttagcattaggtaaacacgtccaaaagctaaaaatggctttaagttggttttgaccaatttAAAACCCATCCAAACGGACTCTTAGTTGTCatgttttcataatttttttgatgtgAATATTTTAAtccatattttaattgattttttaaaattaa
This Solanum dulcamara chromosome 8, daSolDulc1.2, whole genome shotgun sequence DNA region includes the following protein-coding sequences:
- the LOC129900511 gene encoding protein indeterminate-domain 11-like: MSILTCEEAAASLSSSNNMNNDTKGAIFYPSHEHHLVTPQYQSPPQQIKKKRNKPGNPDPEAEVIALSPKTLVATNRFFCEICNKGFQRDQNLQLHRRGHNLPWKLKKRENKEVARKKVYVCPESSCVHHDPSRALGDLTGIKKHFSRKHGEKKWKCEKCSKRYAVQSDCKAHFKTCGTREYKCECGTIFSRRDSFITHRAFCETLAVESARAGNATILSSQMNLHFQQPQYFHHEQIPAMKKEQPISDHFRHIEIPPWLMTTNSQPFQLGPANPAPSPPNNFSSSATTRLDQQYTQSHKDLNIHDHNPNPNLTGTGESGAVSPVHISATALLQKADFGSTIFNKASAVSASYTGPGSAKLPHNTHVSVTSTDSATKQTGQNLSELMTTANISGMMTSFSNFANTGFEGSTFEDAILFGGFSNLNSKKEEDDQQLYFNGTNLNEEDHMTKDFLGLRTLSHTDDIFNIAALVNTETHNFNNHKTWQS